The Streptomyces sp. RKAG293 genome includes a region encoding these proteins:
- a CDS encoding trypsin-like serine protease, giving the protein MKVHPDYQGFAGDYDAAVVTLDKALPYRTIPVARPSDSALYGYGRPATVLGWGRTGTEAAVANGDTAAAGRRLKEATLKLAPMSDCGPWSSTSAVKICGLPRGAAPESICPGDSGGPLIAGGRVIGVVSSGNKYCTPDTAYSTFSRVSSVAAGLGLLK; this is encoded by the coding sequence GTGAAGGTCCACCCGGACTACCAGGGTTTCGCGGGTGACTACGACGCCGCGGTCGTCACCCTCGACAAGGCTCTGCCGTACAGGACGATCCCGGTGGCCCGGCCGTCGGACTCCGCCCTCTACGGCTACGGGCGCCCGGCCACCGTCCTGGGCTGGGGACGGACGGGAACCGAGGCAGCCGTGGCGAACGGTGACACGGCCGCCGCGGGTCGCCGGCTGAAGGAGGCGACGCTCAAGCTGGCTCCGATGAGTGACTGCGGCCCGTGGTCCTCCACTTCGGCGGTGAAGATCTGCGGACTGCCCCGTGGTGCCGCGCCGGAGAGCATCTGTCCCGGGGACTCCGGGGGACCGCTGATCGCCGGTGGCCGCGTCATCGGTGTGGTGAGCAGCGGCAACAAATACTGCACCCCGGATACCGCCTACTCCACGTTCTCCCGGGTGAGTTCGGTGGCAGCGGGTCTCGGACTCCTTAAATAG
- a CDS encoding trypsin-like serine protease gives MKACVRLAMAGMAAAGLVVTLSGSASAVFGGKPATTDKYPYLIAIETPDLQELCTGALIAPDKVLSAAHCFDDMDVTGLRFIGGRTDLGTAKGRSGTGRR, from the coding sequence ATGAAGGCTTGTGTGCGTCTCGCGATGGCCGGCATGGCCGCGGCGGGACTCGTCGTCACCCTGTCCGGCTCGGCCTCGGCGGTGTTCGGCGGCAAGCCCGCCACGACCGACAAGTACCCCTACCTGATCGCGATCGAGACTCCGGACCTGCAGGAGCTCTGCACCGGGGCACTGATCGCTCCCGACAAGGTGCTCAGCGCGGCGCACTGCTTCGACGACATGGATGTGACCGGCCTGCGCTTCATCGGCGGGCGTACCGATCTGGGCACCGCCAAGGGCAGGTCCGGCACGGGGCGAAGGTGA
- a CDS encoding MepB family protein — protein sequence MSTDPGMSTAFEPWTSTAGPVHSDLRAAKERVYDVNGFVCSRPVPEAESADYGAHEFTLDGASVRFRAARTTPTKIGQFVTVWKRSPEGPIQPFDSTDPVDLFVVSSREDQHFGQFVFPREVLCERDVVSRNGIGGKRAFRVYPPWVAAVNRQARAAQAWQLRYFLRIPADGPVDGERARALYHP from the coding sequence ATGAGCACCGATCCTGGGATGAGCACCGCCTTCGAGCCGTGGACCTCGACCGCCGGGCCGGTCCACAGCGATCTGCGCGCGGCGAAGGAACGGGTGTACGACGTCAACGGCTTCGTCTGCTCCCGGCCGGTCCCCGAGGCGGAGAGCGCCGATTACGGTGCGCACGAGTTCACCCTGGACGGCGCCTCCGTCAGGTTCCGGGCGGCCAGGACGACCCCGACGAAGATCGGGCAGTTCGTCACCGTGTGGAAGCGGTCCCCGGAGGGGCCCATTCAGCCGTTCGACTCCACGGACCCCGTCGACCTCTTCGTGGTCAGTTCGCGCGAGGATCAGCACTTCGGGCAGTTCGTGTTCCCACGGGAGGTGCTCTGCGAACGGGACGTGGTGTCCAGGAACGGCATCGGCGGGAAACGGGCCTTCCGCGTGTACCCGCCCTGGGTCGCAGCGGTGAACCGCCAGGCCCGCGCCGCTCAGGCCTGGCAGCTGCGGTACTTCCTGCGGATCCCTGCGGACGGGCCCGTCGACGGCGAGCGGGCTCGCGCGCTGTACCACCCGTAG
- a CDS encoding MBL fold metallo-hydrolase: MDDGRTSSPARAGGTGPDAERAAANGGWYVDDRCTNCDVARQLAPGLIGEVGRRSELLRQPRDAAELRLLHTAAFACHTRSIRHPSGALDPAADPFPLRLTDDVQLCGHNSSHTAGANAYLLLRPSGQLMMVDTPRWNSGLAARYEALGPVTDVLLTHRDHAAHGRRYADRFGARLWIHEGDLDASPDADHVIRGTDPVEIAEGVTAYPLPGHTLGSVLYLADERYCFSGDSFYWSRTTADLEVAESVTWYSIEALAASLARTAGRLRFEWVLPGHGDRKQLPAEEMARRLRDLTTRTQALRPRPVDFSVFRW; this comes from the coding sequence ATGGACGACGGACGGACGTCATCTCCGGCGCGAGCGGGGGGAACCGGCCCGGACGCCGAGCGGGCCGCGGCGAACGGCGGTTGGTATGTGGACGACCGCTGTACGAACTGCGATGTCGCCCGCCAGCTCGCGCCGGGACTGATCGGCGAGGTCGGCCGTCGCTCGGAGCTGCTGCGGCAGCCCCGCGACGCGGCGGAGCTCCGCCTGCTGCACACCGCCGCCTTCGCCTGCCACACCCGGTCGATCCGCCACCCGTCCGGCGCCCTGGACCCGGCGGCCGACCCCTTCCCGCTGCGTCTGACCGACGACGTCCAGCTGTGCGGGCACAACTCCTCGCACACCGCGGGCGCCAACGCGTATCTCTTACTCCGCCCGTCCGGGCAGCTGATGATGGTCGACACCCCGCGCTGGAACAGCGGACTGGCCGCGCGGTACGAGGCGCTGGGCCCCGTCACCGACGTACTGCTCACCCACCGCGACCACGCGGCCCACGGCCGGCGGTACGCCGACCGGTTCGGCGCCCGGCTGTGGATCCATGAGGGCGACCTCGACGCCTCCCCGGACGCCGATCACGTCATCCGGGGCACGGACCCCGTCGAGATCGCCGAAGGGGTGACCGCGTATCCGCTGCCCGGTCACACCCTGGGGAGCGTGCTGTACCTGGCGGACGAGCGGTACTGCTTCAGCGGCGACAGCTTCTACTGGTCCCGCACCACGGCGGATCTCGAAGTCGCCGAGAGCGTCACCTGGTACTCCATCGAGGCGCTGGCCGCCTCACTGGCCCGCACCGCCGGCCGGCTGCGCTTCGAATGGGTCCTGCCGGGACACGGAGACCGCAAACAGCTCCCCGCCGAGGAGATGGCCCGGCGGCTGCGCGATCTGACCACCCGTACCCAGGCCCTGCGGCCCCGGCCCGTCGACTTCTCCGTCTTCCGCTGGTGA
- a CDS encoding lasso peptide biosynthesis B2 protein, producing the protein MPDLYIPEHIHDSVAPHGGSVLLNAHSGQWYALNSTAHTLWQEWQRTGDFDSAVDAMAHRYPREQRTQVRSDAQELAAGLAARGLVVSGQPGERRSPGEPAEKIPAARTAPRSRSHRGLPQLAFAIALLLLRLPFRLTVALVGARQRWCRAAATQEQALWAVIAAEAVARRFPGRAACLELSLSAVVTMALLGRRLDWCIGTVDDPYRFHAWAEVDGVPVTHPSDSERALFRRVLSL; encoded by the coding sequence ATGCCGGACCTGTACATCCCCGAGCACATTCATGACAGCGTCGCCCCGCACGGCGGCAGCGTTCTGCTGAACGCACACTCGGGGCAGTGGTACGCCCTGAACTCCACCGCGCACACGCTCTGGCAGGAGTGGCAGCGTACCGGCGACTTCGATTCCGCCGTCGACGCCATGGCACACCGCTACCCACGGGAGCAGCGCACCCAAGTCCGGTCGGACGCGCAAGAGCTGGCCGCCGGGTTGGCCGCGCGCGGGCTGGTGGTGTCCGGGCAGCCGGGGGAGCGGCGGAGCCCGGGGGAGCCGGCCGAGAAGATCCCGGCCGCACGGACGGCACCACGGTCGCGATCCCATCGGGGGCTTCCCCAGCTGGCGTTCGCCATCGCGCTGCTGCTGCTACGGCTCCCGTTCCGGCTCACCGTCGCGTTGGTCGGGGCCCGGCAGCGATGGTGCCGTGCGGCCGCCACGCAGGAGCAGGCGCTGTGGGCGGTGATCGCGGCCGAGGCCGTGGCACGCCGATTCCCCGGACGGGCCGCCTGCCTCGAACTCTCCCTGAGCGCCGTGGTGACGATGGCACTGCTGGGGCGGCGGCTCGATTGGTGCATCGGCACGGTCGACGATCCCTATCGGTTCCATGCCTGGGCCGAGGTCGATGGAGTTCCCGTCACGCACCCCTCCGATTCCGAGAGAGCTCTTTTCCGGCGCGTCCTTTCCCTTTGA